The Tepidisphaeraceae bacterium genome includes a window with the following:
- the rsfS gene encoding ribosome silencing factor, which produces MTKPNSMDAARQFAIEGARLAANTRCEDVVVLDVSAISPITDFLILGTGSSSRQMQTVCQEIEELGEPRGFKALNQSGLEGESWMVQDFFQVVVHLFNREARGYYDLDGLWGDAKKVEWQQPKK; this is translated from the coding sequence GTGACGAAACCGAACAGCATGGACGCCGCCAGGCAGTTCGCCATTGAAGGTGCCCGCCTGGCCGCCAACACGCGCTGCGAGGACGTGGTCGTGCTGGACGTGAGCGCGATCTCCCCGATCACCGACTTCCTCATCCTCGGCACCGGCAGCAGTTCCCGGCAGATGCAGACCGTTTGTCAGGAGATCGAAGAACTGGGTGAGCCGCGCGGCTTCAAAGCGTTGAACCAGTCCGGCTTGGAAGGGGAAAGCTGGATGGTGCAGGACTTCTTCCAGGTCGTCGTCCACCTGTTCAACCGCGAGGCCCGCGGATACTACGATCTGGACGGCCTCTGGGGCGACGCCAAGAAGGTCGAGTGGCAGCAGCCGAAGAAGTAA
- a CDS encoding thioesterase family protein: MSLQQTITIRVRYPEVDGMGYLHHSRYLQYFEMGRVELLRQMGVSYADLEKTGVFFVVVKAALNYRAPARYDDELHLTTKLVKQTHVRYDHAYEVRRSDTLICEGTTTIACVDREGQLQGIPEILTVARVD, encoded by the coding sequence ATGTCGCTGCAACAGACCATTACTATACGCGTGCGTTATCCGGAAGTTGACGGCATGGGCTACCTGCACCACAGCCGCTACCTCCAATATTTCGAGATGGGCCGGGTCGAGCTGCTGCGCCAGATGGGCGTCAGCTACGCCGACCTCGAGAAGACCGGCGTCTTCTTCGTCGTCGTCAAGGCCGCCCTTAACTATCGCGCCCCCGCCCGTTACGATGACGAGCTGCACCTAACCACCAAGCTCGTGAAGCAGACCCATGTGCGGTACGATCATGCCTACGAGGTTCGCCGGAGCGACACGTTGATCTGCGAGGGTACCACGACGATCGCCTGCGTCGACCGCGAGGGGCAACTTCAGGGCATTCCCGAGATCCTTACGGTCGCCAGGGTAGATTAA
- a CDS encoding DUF58 domain-containing protein, with amino-acid sequence MSEGATDYRKYLDPRTLARVSALDLRARLIVEGLTAGMHRSPYQGISVEFAQHRPYVQGDDIRYLDWKVFGRNDKFYLKQYIEETNLHLILIVDASESMGYGTVKTDAGVWTKYDHATAIAASMAYMAIQQQDSVGLAIFDQTLSRYFKPSNSPAQWKTVVNELQQVPRWNKTSTGKILDSLAEKLHHRSVIVILSDFFDDLESIKTGLRHLRYKKHELMLFQILDPAEIEFPFEDVTMFQGMEEAGQLLTEPRALRESYLEQLREFTDGLKKLCRGMNIDFTRMNSSESLDVALSTFLANRAATMK; translated from the coding sequence ATGAGCGAAGGCGCAACCGATTATCGCAAGTACCTCGACCCGCGAACGCTCGCGCGCGTGTCGGCGCTCGACCTGCGCGCTCGGCTCATCGTCGAAGGCTTAACCGCCGGCATGCATCGCTCGCCGTATCAGGGAATCTCGGTCGAGTTCGCGCAGCATCGGCCGTACGTGCAGGGGGACGACATTCGTTACCTCGACTGGAAGGTCTTCGGCCGCAACGACAAGTTTTACTTGAAGCAGTACATCGAGGAGACGAACCTCCACCTGATCCTGATCGTCGACGCCAGCGAGAGCATGGGCTACGGCACCGTGAAGACCGACGCCGGCGTCTGGACGAAGTACGACCACGCCACCGCCATCGCGGCTTCCATGGCGTACATGGCGATTCAACAGCAGGACTCAGTGGGGCTGGCGATCTTCGACCAGACGCTGAGCCGTTACTTCAAGCCCAGCAACTCGCCGGCCCAGTGGAAGACGGTCGTCAACGAACTGCAGCAGGTGCCGCGATGGAACAAGACCAGCACGGGCAAGATCCTTGATTCGCTCGCTGAGAAGCTGCACCACCGCAGTGTGATCGTCATCCTGTCCGACTTCTTCGACGACCTGGAAAGCATTAAGACCGGCCTGCGGCATCTGCGCTACAAGAAGCACGAGCTGATGCTCTTCCAGATCCTGGACCCGGCCGAGATCGAGTTCCCGTTTGAAGACGTGACCATGTTCCAAGGCATGGAAGAGGCCGGCCAACTGCTGACCGAACCGCGGGCGCTGCGCGAGAGCTATCTGGAACAGCTGCGCGAGTTTACGGATGGTTTGAAGAAGCTCTGCCGTGGGATGAACATCGACTTCACCCGCATGAACAGCAGCGAGTCGTTGGATGTGGCACTTAGCACGTTCTTGGCGAACCGTGCCGCGACGATGAAGTAG
- a CDS encoding DUF6785 family protein, protein MQELPISPPPVVRPAVNFRSVLLGLAGTSVICGLTAYNDYAMRNTLLVGNNLPLGVVLLTFLFVLGVNGPLSRWRPRWAFHSGELCVALSMMLIACCLPGGGLMRYLPSSLTGPLWQSRSHSEFRSIFLSLNLPDWLWPQFSSDDRRTWSNDPVVTGFHARWIQEGPIPLTAWIRPAITWGIFLAAMYGAVMCLMLIVRRQWVDNERLPFPLAQIQLAMIETPRRGQWLNSTFRSRGFWIAFGCVFLLHGWNGLAKYFPEFFPTIWTYYDFSRIFTEPPFAYMDQKVKDAAIFFTVVGVTYFLSSSVAFSLWAFFLLFQVFKMMRGSFAGDASTPGQGDQHLGGLIAFAVATAWIGRHHWMMVAKQAVRGQRDGEPEGVYLSYRKTAWALISCVVIMIGWLVLAGAGLGGAVVMVMLLLFLFVMIARIIAEVGLVHGQLQVPIYKPFGLLAAYGVKMPVSMETYYHAAMLQSVHYDFREVSSVYGLHALRMADQTIDPSPKSGQGRRFLACLALALIVGYVISFASLLIVEYTYSATLSTPSIDPINEWGARDNPRWMIVEPTVQYDRQQYYMNHSPLAHMTFGFIFTGILSFLRLRFTGWPLHPIGFLMINTYPGAHLWFSIMIGWALKSLVVRFGGAGMYSAGKPVALGLIVGEAMAAGFWLCLGILLNAMNLPYKPISIMPG, encoded by the coding sequence GTGCAGGAACTACCCATTTCCCCACCACCGGTCGTTCGGCCGGCGGTCAATTTTCGAAGCGTCTTGCTGGGGTTGGCCGGCACGAGCGTGATCTGTGGGCTGACGGCCTACAACGACTACGCGATGCGCAACACGCTGCTGGTGGGCAACAACCTGCCGCTGGGCGTGGTTCTGCTGACGTTCCTGTTCGTGCTCGGCGTGAATGGTCCGCTTTCGCGATGGCGACCCAGATGGGCGTTTCACTCGGGTGAGTTGTGCGTCGCGCTGTCGATGATGCTGATCGCCTGCTGCCTGCCGGGTGGCGGGCTGATGCGCTATCTGCCGTCGTCGCTTACGGGGCCGTTGTGGCAATCGCGGTCGCACTCGGAGTTTCGCAGCATCTTTCTCAGCCTCAACCTGCCCGACTGGCTGTGGCCGCAGTTCTCGTCCGACGACCGTCGGACGTGGAGCAACGATCCGGTGGTCACGGGGTTTCATGCCCGCTGGATTCAGGAGGGCCCGATCCCGCTGACCGCATGGATTCGCCCTGCGATCACGTGGGGCATTTTCTTGGCGGCAATGTACGGCGCGGTGATGTGCCTGATGCTGATCGTCCGCAGGCAATGGGTCGACAACGAGCGGCTGCCCTTCCCGCTTGCCCAGATTCAGCTAGCGATGATCGAGACGCCCCGCCGGGGGCAGTGGCTGAACTCGACCTTCAGGTCACGCGGGTTCTGGATCGCGTTTGGCTGCGTCTTCTTGCTGCACGGCTGGAACGGCTTGGCGAAGTATTTTCCGGAATTCTTCCCTACTATTTGGACTTATTACGACTTTTCCCGAATTTTCACTGAGCCGCCGTTCGCGTACATGGATCAGAAGGTGAAGGACGCCGCCATCTTCTTCACGGTGGTCGGAGTTACGTATTTCCTGTCGTCATCGGTCGCGTTCAGTCTGTGGGCGTTCTTCCTGCTGTTCCAGGTCTTCAAGATGATGCGCGGTTCGTTCGCCGGCGACGCCAGCACGCCGGGGCAAGGCGACCAACACCTCGGTGGCCTAATCGCGTTCGCCGTCGCGACGGCATGGATCGGGCGGCACCATTGGATGATGGTCGCCAAGCAGGCGGTTCGAGGCCAGCGCGACGGCGAGCCCGAAGGCGTCTACCTGTCGTACCGCAAGACGGCCTGGGCGTTGATCTCGTGCGTCGTCATCATGATCGGCTGGCTCGTGCTGGCCGGAGCGGGCCTCGGTGGCGCGGTCGTGATGGTGATGCTGCTGCTGTTCCTGTTCGTGATGATCGCGCGCATCATCGCCGAGGTGGGTCTGGTCCACGGTCAGCTTCAGGTGCCGATTTATAAACCGTTCGGCCTGCTGGCGGCGTACGGTGTGAAGATGCCGGTCTCGATGGAGACCTACTACCACGCTGCCATGCTTCAGAGCGTGCACTACGACTTCCGCGAGGTCTCCAGCGTCTACGGCCTGCACGCGCTGCGCATGGCCGACCAAACGATCGACCCGTCGCCAAAGTCCGGCCAGGGCCGGCGCTTCCTGGCATGTTTGGCGCTAGCGTTGATTGTGGGGTACGTCATCAGCTTCGCGTCGCTGTTGATCGTCGAATACACCTACTCCGCCACGCTCAGCACGCCATCGATCGACCCGATCAACGAATGGGGCGCACGCGACAACCCCCGCTGGATGATCGTCGAGCCGACCGTGCAGTACGACCGCCAGCAGTATTACATGAACCACAGCCCGCTGGCGCACATGACCTTCGGGTTCATCTTCACCGGCATCCTGAGCTTCCTGCGGCTCCGCTTCACCGGTTGGCCGCTGCACCCGATAGGCTTCTTGATGATCAACACCTATCCCGGTGCCCACCTATGGTTCAGCATTATGATCGGCTGGGCGCTGAAGTCGCTGGTGGTGCGCTTCGGTGGCGCAGGAATGTACAGCGCGGGCAAACCGGTGGCGTTGGGCCTGATCGTCGGCGAAGCCATGGCGGCGGGGTTCTGGCTGTGCCTTGGCATCCTGCTGAACGCGATGAACCTGCCGTACAAGCCCATCAGCATCATGCCGGGATAG
- the rpsU gene encoding 30S ribosomal protein S21, with protein MIKIKSRGGETAEQMLRRFKKACEKEGLTKDIKRVAYYEKPSEKRRRRIRSKPRVAKPMGR; from the coding sequence ATGATCAAGATCAAGAGCCGCGGCGGTGAGACCGCCGAGCAAATGCTTCGTCGTTTCAAGAAGGCCTGTGAAAAAGAGGGCCTGACGAAGGACATCAAGCGCGTCGCCTATTACGAGAAGCCCAGCGAAAAGCGTCGCCGTCGCATTCGTTCGAAGCCGCGCGTCGCCAAGCCGATGGGCCGCTAA
- the mutM gene encoding bifunctional DNA-formamidopyrimidine glycosylase/DNA-(apurinic or apyrimidinic site) lyase, producing the protein MPELPEVQTVVTTLRPRAVGQTINDVLIHRADVITPPEVDLRSKLLGRRIESIDRRGKRIIFTVTTAERFYVHLGMTGRLTIDPPDAPLLKHTHVAFKLPNFDIRFRDPRRFGGLWWLGAAMGDDLMGPEPLDLRPAQLAVQLRKTKRAIKVALLDQRLIAGLGNIYVDEALHASGIHPLLPACEVSPAQVMKLNRAIKTVLRRAIRSRGSSLRDYVDADGNKGDFQRLHRVYDRAGEACQGCRTTIERIVLGGRSTHFCPRCQRSG; encoded by the coding sequence ATGCCCGAGCTGCCGGAAGTCCAGACCGTCGTCACCACGCTTCGTCCACGGGCGGTCGGGCAGACGATCAATGACGTGCTCATCCACCGGGCAGACGTCATAACCCCACCTGAGGTCGACCTCCGGTCGAAATTGCTCGGCCGACGTATTGAGTCGATCGATCGCCGGGGCAAGCGAATCATCTTCACGGTGACCACGGCCGAGCGGTTTTACGTTCACCTGGGCATGACGGGCCGACTGACGATCGACCCGCCTGACGCGCCACTGCTGAAGCATACGCACGTGGCATTCAAACTTCCCAACTTCGACATCCGATTTCGCGACCCACGGCGGTTCGGTGGGCTGTGGTGGCTTGGCGCCGCGATGGGCGATGATCTGATGGGCCCCGAACCGCTCGACCTACGGCCGGCGCAACTGGCGGTGCAGTTGCGCAAGACCAAGCGGGCGATCAAGGTGGCGCTGCTCGACCAGCGATTGATCGCGGGCCTTGGCAATATCTATGTAGACGAAGCGCTGCACGCGTCGGGCATTCACCCGCTACTGCCGGCGTGCGAGGTGTCACCGGCACAGGTGATGAAGTTGAACCGCGCCATCAAGACCGTCCTCCGCCGGGCCATTCGCAGCCGCGGCAGCAGCCTGCGCGACTACGTCGACGCCGACGGCAACAAGGGCGACTTCCAGCGCCTGCACCGCGTCTACGATCGCGCGGGCGAAGCCTGCCAGGGATGCCGAACGACGATCGAACGCATCGTGCTGGGCGGGCGATCGACGCACTTCTGCCCGCGGTGCCAGCGGTCGGGGTGA
- a CDS encoding ABC transporter ATP-binding protein translates to MTTATAPESVNASTPVSESDIAASAIYTANLTKVYKDFWGRDKVRALDDLSLTVNRGEVFGLLGPNGSGKSTTIKLLLGLIFPSRGRAAVLGHSAGSTEINERIGFLPEESYLYRFLNGEETLHFYGRLFKIPRRELKKRVPALLDTVGLDAKARKRKLREYSKGMARRIGLAQALINNPDLILLDEPTTGLDPIGTREMKDLILSLKAQGKTVLLCSHLLADVQDVCDRITILFRGKMQTLGQVKDLVQVKDVTQIEASGLTPSQIIEVQEFIRRMGHGEATVTHPTTTLEDLFMRIVREKTAAGGSYTSSDT, encoded by the coding sequence ATGACCACAGCAACCGCTCCCGAAAGCGTGAACGCATCGACCCCGGTTTCGGAGTCGGACATCGCGGCGTCGGCGATCTACACCGCCAACCTGACCAAGGTCTACAAGGACTTCTGGGGCCGGGATAAGGTGCGGGCGCTCGACGACCTGTCCCTCACCGTCAACCGTGGTGAAGTCTTCGGCCTGCTGGGCCCCAACGGTTCGGGCAAGTCCACCACCATTAAACTGCTGCTGGGCCTGATCTTCCCGTCGCGCGGCCGCGCCGCGGTGCTGGGTCACTCGGCCGGCAGCACGGAGATCAACGAGCGCATCGGCTTCCTGCCCGAAGAGTCGTACCTGTACCGCTTCCTGAACGGTGAGGAAACGCTGCACTTCTACGGCCGGCTGTTCAAAATCCCGCGCCGTGAACTCAAAAAGCGCGTGCCGGCACTGCTGGACACCGTCGGTTTGGACGCCAAGGCTCGCAAGCGCAAGCTGCGCGAGTACAGCAAGGGCATGGCTCGCCGAATCGGTCTGGCACAGGCGCTTATTAACAACCCTGACCTTATCTTGCTCGACGAGCCGACGACGGGCCTCGACCCGATCGGCACGCGCGAGATGAAGGACCTGATCCTTTCGCTGAAGGCACAGGGCAAGACGGTGCTGCTGTGCAGCCACTTGCTGGCCGACGTGCAGGACGTCTGCGACCGCATCACGATTTTGTTCCGCGGGAAGATGCAGACGCTGGGGCAGGTGAAGGACCTCGTGCAGGTGAAGGACGTGACGCAGATTGAGGCCAGCGGCCTGACGCCGAGCCAGATCATCGAGGTGCAGGAGTTCATCCGCCGAATGGGTCATGGTGAGGCGACGGTCACGCACCCGACGACCACGCTGGAAGACCTGTTCATGCGCATCGTCCGCGAGAAGACCGCTGCCGGTGGTTCGTACACCAGCAGCGACACGTAA
- a CDS encoding alpha/beta hydrolase: MLLLLAALLLLAGTGCSRFDVLNATVPSWGYRQNNGISYGQAARQKLDVYQPGSQKKGAPIVVFFYGGGWQNGQRTDYRFVAEAFTSYGYVTVIPDYRLYPEVTFPAFVVDGAMALRWVQENAARFDADPSRIFLVGHSAGAHIAALLMYDESYLNDVGFDRAALRATAGISGPYDFKATGFYEQIFPQQDDPQTRRDFNPIYYVDGSEPPMLMLQGTDDKLVEQGNAIRLAKRVRAQGGQARHLRFRGGNHSDTVLSLAWSFRWLTPSLRYITTFFREHDPAVVQGAR, translated from the coding sequence TTGCTTCTGTTGCTCGCGGCGCTGCTCCTGCTTGCGGGCACCGGTTGCTCGCGCTTCGATGTGCTGAACGCGACCGTGCCGTCCTGGGGATACCGGCAAAACAACGGCATCTCGTACGGTCAGGCGGCCCGGCAGAAGTTGGACGTTTACCAGCCCGGCAGCCAAAAAAAGGGCGCGCCGATCGTCGTCTTCTTCTATGGCGGGGGTTGGCAGAACGGTCAGCGGACGGATTACCGCTTCGTGGCCGAGGCGTTCACGTCGTACGGGTACGTGACGGTCATTCCCGATTATCGCTTGTATCCGGAGGTGACGTTCCCGGCGTTCGTGGTCGACGGCGCGATGGCGCTGCGGTGGGTGCAGGAGAACGCCGCTCGGTTCGACGCCGACCCGAGCCGCATCTTTCTCGTCGGTCACTCGGCGGGCGCGCACATCGCGGCGTTGTTGATGTACGACGAGTCGTACCTGAACGACGTCGGCTTCGACCGCGCCGCGCTACGGGCGACCGCCGGCATCAGTGGGCCGTACGACTTTAAGGCGACCGGCTTTTACGAGCAGATCTTCCCGCAACAGGACGACCCCCAGACCCGGCGGGACTTCAACCCGATCTATTACGTCGACGGCTCCGAGCCGCCCATGCTGATGCTGCAGGGGACCGACGACAAGCTGGTCGAACAGGGAAACGCAATACGGCTGGCGAAGCGCGTGCGCGCCCAGGGCGGCCAGGCCCGGCACCTGCGGTTCCGCGGTGGCAACCATTCCGACACCGTGCTCTCGCTCGCCTGGAGCTTCCGCTGGCTGACCCCGTCGCTGCGGTACATCACGACCTTCTTCCGCGAGCACGATCCGGCGGTGGTGCAGGGGGCCCGTTAG
- a CDS encoding MoxR family ATPase yields MESKLGLVQPEQTDLATDELAAIEKLQRGYHEMKAELGKVIVGQEAVIEELLIVLFCRGHALLVGVPGLAKTLLISTLAKTLGLSFNRIQFTPDLMPSDITGTEVIEEDKTTGSRSMRFVRGPVFANCILADEINRTPPKTQAALLEAMQEHQVTAGGKLHRLPQPFFVLATQNPVEQEGTYPLPEAQLDRFMFNINVGYPTEEEEFQIVRLTTAGRKVELKHVLGADEVMTLQEIVRKVPVADHVIRYALQFSRLTRKSEGGVPDFVNEYVTWGAGPRASQNLILAGKARALLKGRYHVSTEDIRQVALPVLRHRIVTNFNAEAEGVKPDVIVRKLIDHIPRQQYEELDAQAAKMMKGAGVA; encoded by the coding sequence ATGGAGTCGAAGCTCGGACTGGTTCAACCCGAACAAACGGACCTTGCCACCGACGAACTGGCCGCCATCGAAAAGCTGCAGCGTGGCTACCACGAGATGAAAGCCGAACTCGGCAAGGTGATCGTGGGGCAGGAAGCGGTCATCGAAGAACTGCTGATCGTCCTCTTCTGCCGTGGGCACGCGTTGCTCGTCGGTGTGCCCGGCTTGGCCAAGACGCTGTTGATCAGCACGCTCGCCAAGACGCTGGGCCTGTCGTTTAACCGCATTCAGTTCACGCCTGATTTAATGCCATCCGACATCACCGGCACCGAGGTGATCGAGGAGGACAAGACCACCGGCAGCCGCAGCATGCGCTTCGTGCGCGGGCCGGTCTTCGCCAACTGCATTTTGGCCGACGAGATCAACCGCACGCCCCCCAAGACGCAGGCCGCGCTGCTGGAGGCCATGCAGGAGCACCAGGTGACCGCAGGCGGCAAACTGCACCGCTTGCCGCAACCGTTCTTCGTGCTGGCGACGCAGAACCCGGTCGAGCAGGAGGGCACCTATCCACTGCCTGAAGCGCAGCTGGACCGGTTCATGTTCAACATCAACGTGGGCTACCCCACCGAAGAAGAAGAGTTCCAGATCGTCCGCCTGACCACCGCCGGCCGAAAGGTCGAGCTGAAGCACGTGCTGGGCGCCGACGAAGTGATGACGCTGCAGGAGATCGTGCGCAAGGTGCCGGTCGCCGACCACGTCATCCGGTATGCGTTGCAGTTCAGCCGCCTGACGCGCAAGAGCGAGGGCGGCGTGCCCGACTTCGTCAACGAGTACGTGACTTGGGGTGCCGGCCCGCGTGCATCGCAGAACCTGATCTTGGCCGGCAAGGCCCGGGCGCTGCTGAAGGGTCGCTATCACGTGAGCACGGAAGACATTCGCCAGGTCGCGCTGCCAGTGTTGCGGCATCGCATCGTCACCAACTTCAACGCCGAGGCCGAGGGCGTGAAGCCCGACGTGATCGTGCGAAAGCTCATCGACCACATCCCGCGGCAGCAGTATGAAGAGCTGGATGCGCAGGCGGCGAAGATGATGAAAGGGGCCGGGGTGGCGTGA
- a CDS encoding ABC transporter permease subunit, with protein sequence MSSEPSILAASDFFFRHVGLLVAAGIVVVGLLIFGFKDLLRLSPARIWAVSSVSFTDAIRRRVLWITPLAIVGVILVSQFQKPVDELDAIRQTTKFCLFATGMLVTLTAIILACTNLPKEIENRVIFTIVTKPTTRLEIVLGKVVGFACVSAAILLIMGVFTYGYLHLRSWTMQREVSQRLEAGEVDPALRPTLEHYVSAGLLNAKEFYRPQDLNFYSRLPGEDTGVRFTSGASEQSIAIPFEVPADDLPVTVEAADGLPPMRFVALVEVRPTKGETATEDASAMPATAPTTQSVRIPYLPGMEPDAPPDARRPAVFVEVLDRDFFTLVPSNEINGGRPIEVAPNEVSPVAIELTPANLAAIRKTSVDGSPVRFHIGLRGAVPGYEYGTRVGAAQLGYASPSPDKLFALEYPSVPASPDALPISFRGRMGNHGQQLRGDVADVAPVAVYRYRNQEVDETGEVPVEVRSFIERSGVDDNDEGMTNLQLQVFNRKSNTLSDPVVIHPENGRTAYANLPASAMAGGNFDLVLKVTSPGHWISLNETNLALVEADRSFALNLFKSLFILWLLAILVVAIAVFCSTFLSWPIAVVLTVVILLGRWGVLQLGDALTPGIGRQVVTDLKLTGAAESQVVSNTVESLSRALQALSSVLPDISRFAVTEDIERGIWIPLGAIGDGLMVLLLFGLPLIVLSYVIFRNKEVAP encoded by the coding sequence ATGTCGAGCGAACCGAGCATTCTCGCCGCGTCCGATTTTTTCTTTCGTCACGTGGGGCTTCTCGTCGCCGCGGGCATCGTGGTGGTGGGCCTGCTGATCTTCGGCTTCAAGGATCTGCTCCGCCTGTCACCCGCGCGCATTTGGGCGGTCTCCAGCGTCAGCTTTACCGACGCAATCCGCCGCCGCGTGCTGTGGATCACTCCGCTGGCCATCGTCGGCGTCATCCTCGTCTCGCAATTCCAAAAGCCGGTCGACGAACTGGACGCCATTCGCCAGACGACCAAGTTCTGCCTGTTCGCCACGGGCATGCTGGTCACGCTGACCGCGATCATCCTGGCCTGCACGAACCTGCCGAAGGAAATCGAGAACCGCGTTATCTTCACGATCGTCACCAAGCCGACCACGCGGCTCGAGATCGTGCTGGGCAAAGTCGTCGGTTTCGCCTGCGTGTCGGCGGCCATCCTGCTGATCATGGGCGTCTTCACGTACGGCTACCTGCACCTGCGATCGTGGACGATGCAGCGTGAGGTGAGCCAGCGCCTTGAGGCCGGTGAAGTCGACCCGGCGCTGCGGCCAACGCTCGAACATTACGTGTCGGCCGGCCTGCTGAACGCCAAGGAGTTCTACCGCCCGCAGGACCTGAACTTCTACTCGCGCCTACCGGGTGAGGACACCGGCGTTCGGTTCACCAGCGGCGCGTCCGAACAGAGCATCGCGATTCCGTTCGAGGTGCCCGCCGACGACCTTCCCGTCACCGTCGAGGCTGCGGACGGATTGCCCCCGATGCGGTTCGTGGCGCTGGTCGAGGTGCGCCCGACCAAGGGTGAAACCGCGACCGAGGACGCCTCGGCGATGCCCGCCACGGCGCCGACGACGCAGTCGGTCCGCATTCCGTACCTGCCCGGCATGGAACCCGACGCGCCACCGGACGCCCGCCGACCGGCGGTGTTCGTTGAGGTGCTGGATCGCGACTTCTTTACGCTCGTTCCATCCAACGAAATCAACGGCGGTCGACCGATCGAGGTCGCGCCCAACGAGGTGTCGCCCGTCGCCATCGAGCTGACGCCTGCGAACCTGGCAGCCATCCGCAAGACGTCGGTCGACGGCTCGCCGGTGCGGTTCCACATCGGCCTGCGCGGCGCGGTGCCCGGTTACGAGTACGGCACGCGCGTTGGTGCGGCGCAACTGGGATACGCCAGCCCGTCGCCCGACAAGCTGTTTGCCTTGGAATATCCGTCCGTTCCCGCCTCGCCCGATGCGTTGCCGATCTCGTTCCGTGGCCGCATGGGCAACCACGGCCAACAACTTCGCGGCGACGTTGCCGACGTGGCGCCGGTGGCCGTTTATCGCTACCGCAATCAAGAGGTCGACGAGACCGGTGAGGTGCCCGTCGAGGTGCGGTCGTTCATCGAACGCTCCGGCGTCGACGATAACGACGAAGGCATGACCAACCTGCAGTTGCAGGTGTTCAATCGCAAGAGCAACACGCTGAGCGACCCGGTCGTCATCCACCCGGAAAATGGCCGCACCGCCTACGCCAACCTGCCCGCCAGCGCGATGGCGGGCGGCAATTTCGACCTGGTGCTGAAGGTCACGTCGCCCGGCCACTGGATTTCGCTGAACGAGACGAACCTTGCCCTGGTGGAGGCCGACCGCAGCTTCGCGCTGAACCTGTTCAAGAGCCTGTTCATCCTCTGGCTGCTGGCGATCCTGGTGGTCGCGATCGCGGTCTTCTGCAGCACGTTCCTGTCGTGGCCAATCGCGGTCGTGCTGACCGTGGTGATCCTGCTCGGCCGCTGGGGCGTGCTTCAGTTGGGCGATGCCCTCACGCCCGGCATCGGCCGGCAGGTGGTGACCGACCTGAAGCTGACCGGCGCCGCCGAGTCACAGGTGGTCAGCAACACGGTCGAATCGCTGTCGCGGGCGCTGCAGGCGCTCAGCAGCGTGCTGCCCGACATCAGCCGTTTCGCCGTCACCGAAGACATCGAACGTGGCATCTGGATTCCGCTGGGCGCGATCGGCGATGGGCTGATGGTGCTGCTGCTGTTCGGGTTGCCGCTGATCGTCCTGTCGTACGTGATCTTCCGAAACAAGGAAGTCGCGCCCTAA